The Streptomyces hundungensis genome contains the following window.
ACTTCTGATCGGCCCGGCCCCGGCGGCCGGGCGCACGGGTGCTCACAGCGCGAGCCTGCGGACGACGAAGACCATCGCGCCGAGCAGCACCAGGACCGCCCCGGTGACCAGCGATTCCAGGTCGGTGGCCCCGGCGAGCGCGAACCGTCTCCCGCCGGCGCCCGCCGCGCTCTCCCGGGGCGCGATGGACGCGGCCACCGCGCCCGCCGCACGCTCCGCGCGTGCCGGGGGGTCGGCGCCGGCCGCCGGTGACGGGGAGGCCGAGGCGCAGTCCAGTACCCCGGCGACGTCCTGCCGGAAGCCGCCGGGGCCGAGGACGGTGAACCGGTAGCTCTGCCGGTCGGCGACCGGGACCAGGACGGTGCGTGATCCGCCGGGGTCCACGGCGGCCGCGACGCCCGCCAGCCGGAAGGTGAACGGCTCGTCGCCCCCGTTGGCGGCGGTGACGTCCACGCCGCCGCGGGCACAGTCGTCCACCGCGCTGACGGACGGCTGGGGCCCGCGGGCGGGCAGTGCGGCCGCGGTGCTCGCGACCGTACCGACGGTCGCGAGCACAACGGCCCAGCGGGCCGCCCTCCGCTTCGGTGCGTACCTCACAAGGAGCCCTTCGGGCCGGGCGCGACAGGGGGACGCCCTCCAGTACGCGACCGGGGCTCGCGATGTTCAACGCCCGCCGACATACGGCCCGTTGTAGCGGGGGCTCGCCCTTCTCGTGGGCGGGTCAGCGCAGTTGGCGGCGGACCAGTTCGTGCAGGCGGCCGTGGGGGTCGGCGAGGAGCTCGGCGGGCGGGCCCTGCTGGACGATGCGGCCCTCGGACATGACGATCACCCGGTCCGCGTCCAGGACGGTGGAGAGGCGGTGGGCGATCACGAAACGGGTCGCCCTCAGGGCCCGGGTGCTCTCGATCACCGTGCGCTGGGTCTCGTTGTCCAGGGCGCTGGTCGCCTCGTCGAGGAAGAGGACGCGCGGTCGCCGCACCAGCGCCTGGGCGATCATCAGACGCTGGCGCTGACCCCCCGAGATCGCGCCGCCACCGGAGATCATCGTGTGCAGGCCCATCGGCATCCGCTTGATGTCCTCGGCGAGACCCGCCATCGCGACCGCCTCCCACACCTCCTCCTGGCTGTACGCCTCGGCCCCGCAGACGCAGTCCAGGATCGACCCCGTGACCGGCTGTGCGTTCTGGAGCACGACCCCGCACTGGCGGCGCACGGCCGCCCGGTCGAGGGCCGTCAGGTCCTGGCCGTCGTACAGGACGCTTCCCGAGACCGGGTCGTCGAAGCCGATGAGCAGCCTCAGCAGGGTCGATTTGCCGCAGCCGCTGGGCCCGACGACCGCCACGAACTCGCCGGGCGCCACCTTCAGGGACACGTTGTCCAGGACCAGCGGACCGTCGTCGCCGTAGCGGAACGACACACCCCGCGCCTCGATCTCCCCGGTGAGTTCACCGGGCTGCGGGCCGGCCCCGCGGACCTCGGGCGCCTCGTCGAGGACCGGCTTGATCTGCTCGAACATGGGCAGCACCGCCGCGGCCGAGACGAACGCGCCGGTCAGTTGGGTGACGGCGGTGAGCAGCATCGTCACGGCCGTGTTGAAGGTCAGGAAGGCGCTCGCCGACAGCGACCCGCGGGCCGGCCCGGCGAGCAGAACGAACATGAGGAGCGAACAGAGCGGCAGATAGACGGAGTTGAGGACCGTGGTCAGGTTCTTGATCCGGCCCGCCCGCTGCTGCAACTCCCGGCTGCGGGCGA
Protein-coding sequences here:
- a CDS encoding phospholipase domain-containing protein — protein: MRYAPKRRAARWAVVLATVGTVASTAAALPARGPQPSVSAVDDCARGGVDVTAANGGDEPFTFRLAGVAAAVDPGGSRTVLVPVADRQSYRFTVLGPGGFRQDVAGVLDCASASPSPAAGADPPARAERAAGAVAASIAPRESAAGAGGRRFALAGATDLESLVTGAVLVLLGAMVFVVRRLAL